The following are from one region of the bacterium genome:
- a CDS encoding PLP-dependent lyase/thiolase, translated as MSKQEKTLTVGNDSAERSDGETEFKTVTPAEEYPKLTASLGLRRLFLKREDLHPYGSHKGRSIPRMIDLYKSEGTRRFAISSSGNAGLAAVRHFATLSEKDLSLTVFIGKNINEEKKKELAKTKDGRIEIIEEERPKQKLLEFTKSGEVRSLRQSTDDTALIGYFELAEEILEIPDVRDIFTACSSGTTAEGLAADIYRRNKLVAHHITQTSGCNAIARLLLGKKAEEVAEEKSLADAIVDKIGHRKERVKLFVNKSGGGAWIVSNEEILVAQKLVKEKADLELTPNGVLAIAGLIQAVRENRNFDGTVVCLVGGK; from the coding sequence ATGTCAAAACAGGAAAAAACGTTGACTGTCGGGAACGACTCAGCGGAAAGGAGTGACGGAGAAACTGAATTTAAAACCGTAACTCCCGCTGAGGAATATCCTAAACTGACCGCGTCATTGGGGCTGAGAAGGTTGTTTTTAAAACGGGAGGACTTGCATCCGTACGGCTCGCATAAGGGTCGTTCTATTCCCCGCATGATTGACCTGTACAAAAGCGAAGGGACGCGCCGTTTTGCCATTTCTTCTTCAGGAAACGCAGGACTGGCGGCGGTAAGACACTTCGCAACACTTTCGGAAAAGGACCTGTCGCTTACCGTCTTTATCGGCAAAAATATAAATGAGGAAAAGAAAAAAGAACTCGCGAAAACGAAGGACGGGAGAATTGAAATAATAGAAGAGGAACGGCCTAAGCAGAAACTTTTGGAATTTACGAAAAGCGGCGAGGTGCGGAGTTTGCGACAATCAACCGACGACACGGCTCTTATCGGATATTTTGAGCTGGCGGAGGAAATTTTGGAGATTCCCGACGTCAGAGACATTTTCACCGCCTGTTCTTCGGGTACTACGGCGGAAGGACTCGCCGCGGACATCTACCGGAGAAACAAACTCGTAGCCCATCATATTACGCAGACAAGCGGGTGTAATGCTATTGCTCGTCTGCTTTTGGGAAAAAAGGCGGAAGAAGTCGCAGAGGAAAAGTCGCTCGCTGACGCCATTGTTGATAAAATCGGGCATCGCAAAGAGCGGGTAAAACTTTTTGTAAATAAAAGCGGTGGCGGGGCTTGGATTGTTTCAAATGAAGAAATTCTGGTGGCCCAAAAGTTAGTCAAAGAAAAAGCAGATTTGGAACTGACTCCAAACGGGGTGTTAGCCATAGCCGGTTTGATTCAAGCCGTAAGAGAAAACAGAAATTTTGATGGGACCGTAGTGTGTTTGGTTGGAGGAAAATAA
- a CDS encoding Mur ligase family protein, whose amino-acid sequence MTNHIHIIGICGVGTSALAVALKTAGYKVTGSDKGFFPPVSNALKEAGVEFWAGWHPERMKTKDTTPSVRTDTPPQRGGVEQGGNERVGTPDLVVAGGGGTSESNPEIIFAKEKNIPILSFAEAVGKFIVKNESVVVAGTWGKTTSSALLSFILEYAGVNPNYFFGGLSLSHASGKITGSDLSVVEGDEYQAAIWDKKPKFAYYKPTRLLLTAVSWDHADMYETEDSYFETFQNLVNSIPDKKNILANIDDPGVKKVIEGSQVTSYGKSSDSTYRYENVRQDKNGLTFEIVHNNTAHRINSPMIGLYNAENITGAFAMAREIGIEPETIKKALAEFKGLKRRLEKRYANDIVIIDDIAHSPSKARFTLAELRSIYGNSKIIAIFEPNIGGREKMAKKTYDDAFKDADLVIIPRLTKQKISPEKEAPMGGAELAHTISKTLVNTKYIEKDEEVIQYIKANIRKGDVVSFLGSHGFRGMIEETVRQIKDS is encoded by the coding sequence ATGACCAATCACATACACATTATTGGAATCTGCGGTGTTGGAACATCAGCGCTTGCAGTCGCGCTTAAAACGGCCGGATACAAAGTAACAGGAAGCGACAAGGGCTTTTTCCCACCCGTATCAAACGCACTTAAAGAGGCAGGGGTGGAATTTTGGGCGGGCTGGCATCCGGAGAGGATGAAAACAAAAGACACCACCCCGTCCGTCAGAACGGACACCCCTCCTCAAAGAGGAGGGGTGGAGCAGGGAGGAAACGAAAGAGTGGGAACTCCTGACTTGGTGGTAGCGGGTGGTGGCGGAACAAGTGAAAGCAATCCGGAAATTATTTTTGCCAAAGAAAAAAACATCCCCATTTTGTCTTTTGCCGAGGCGGTCGGCAAATTTATTGTCAAAAATGAGTCCGTTGTCGTAGCCGGAACATGGGGAAAAACGACTTCATCGGCCCTGCTTTCTTTTATACTTGAATACGCCGGAGTCAATCCGAACTATTTTTTTGGCGGACTTTCGCTATCTCACGCGAGCGGAAAAATCACGGGTAGCGACTTGAGTGTCGTTGAAGGAGACGAGTATCAAGCCGCCATTTGGGACAAGAAGCCGAAATTTGCGTATTACAAACCAACCCGATTGCTTTTGACTGCTGTGTCTTGGGACCACGCCGATATGTATGAGACAGAGGACTCGTATTTTGAAACTTTTCAAAATCTTGTTAACTCTATTCCTGACAAAAAAAATATCTTGGCAAACATAGACGACCCGGGCGTGAAAAAAGTTATTGAAGGCAGTCAAGTTACTTCATACGGAAAAAGTTCCGACTCTACGTACCGATACGAAAATGTCCGGCAAGACAAGAACGGGCTGACTTTTGAGATTGTCCACAATAATACGGCACATCGTATCAATTCGCCGATGATCGGACTTTACAATGCCGAAAATATTACAGGTGCTTTCGCCATGGCCCGAGAAATCGGAATTGAGCCGGAAACTATAAAAAAGGCCTTGGCGGAATTTAAGGGCTTAAAACGTCGCCTTGAGAAACGATACGCGAACGACATTGTCATTATTGACGACATAGCCCACTCGCCAAGCAAAGCTCGCTTTACTCTCGCGGAACTCCGCTCTATTTATGGCAACTCCAAAATCATTGCTATTTTTGAGCCGAATATCGGAGGACGGGAGAAGATGGCGAAAAAAACCTATGATGACGCTTTTAAAGATGCTGACTTGGTAATTATCCCTCGCCTTACAAAACAGAAAATTTCTCCGGAAAAGGAAGCTCCGATGGGAGGGGCCGAGCTCGCGCATACGATATCCAAAACACTTGTAAACACAAAATACATAGAAAAAGACGAGGAAGTGATTCAGTATATCAAAGCGAATATTAGAAAAGGAGATGTGGTATCCTTTCTCGGTTCTCACGGTTTCAGGGGGATGATAGAGGAAACGGTAAGACAGATTAAAGATTCGTGA
- a CDS encoding phospho-N-acetylmuramoyl-pentapeptide-transferase — MSEVVLDASNLSLIIGFIPMAIVVSFGLAPIMTHFLYKYDITVGRRGGYDPTLLLESRKSKMNTPTMGGILVIFTVAVITLLFNWERSFTWVPIGVMLLSAFLGALDDILNIFGTKRRSRGLKQTLLLIRVHHDLKARVWLAITLPWVVFKRMSMWIGSHPGKGVHVHEKLILQFLAGAITAWWIFFKLGEHWREIYIPFLENGGSTFLGPAGADSFLNIGILLIPLIIFVVMFTANAVNIADGMDGLAGGMLIPTFGSLLILSWMGGFTEVAILNATVVGALVTYTYFNIKPARFQMGDVGSLGLGALLAINAIVINQMVALVFLAFMFYVEALSVVLQIASRTIFGKKIFKMAPLHHHFELIGWSEEKVIMRFWIIHLAFVMTGIWIALH, encoded by the coding sequence ATGTCTGAAGTTGTTTTAGACGCATCCAACCTTTCCTTGATTATCGGCTTTATTCCCATGGCCATAGTGGTGTCTTTTGGCTTAGCGCCGATAATGACGCATTTTTTGTATAAATACGACATTACCGTGGGAAGGCGTGGTGGCTATGACCCGACACTGCTTTTGGAGTCCCGCAAAAGCAAAATGAACACCCCGACAATGGGTGGGATTCTTGTCATATTTACCGTCGCGGTCATCACCCTACTTTTTAACTGGGAACGTAGTTTTACTTGGGTACCGATTGGAGTTATGCTTCTTTCTGCCTTTCTCGGCGCCTTAGACGACATCCTGAACATTTTCGGCACAAAAAGAAGGAGTCGTGGCCTGAAACAAACACTGCTTCTTATCCGCGTGCATCACGACTTAAAAGCCCGAGTATGGCTCGCCATCACTCTGCCTTGGGTTGTTTTCAAGAGAATGTCCATGTGGATAGGGTCGCACCCCGGCAAAGGCGTTCATGTTCACGAGAAACTTATTTTGCAATTTTTGGCGGGCGCCATTACGGCATGGTGGATATTTTTTAAACTTGGAGAACACTGGAGGGAAATCTACATTCCTTTTTTAGAAAACGGAGGTTCAACATTCTTAGGCCCGGCAGGAGCAGACAGCTTTTTAAATATCGGGATTCTTTTGATTCCGCTTATTATTTTTGTAGTGATGTTTACAGCCAACGCGGTGAATATCGCGGACGGTATGGACGGACTTGCCGGCGGTATGCTTATTCCAACCTTCGGTTCCCTTTTGATCCTTTCTTGGATGGGCGGTTTTACGGAAGTTGCGATTTTAAACGCGACAGTGGTTGGAGCCCTTGTAACTTATACTTATTTTAACATCAAACCGGCGAGATTTCAGATGGGTGATGTCGGTTCTTTGGGACTTGGGGCTCTTTTGGCAATAAATGCCATAGTTATAAATCAAATGGTGGCCTTGGTTTTCTTGGCTTTTATGTTTTACGTGGAAGCTCTGTCGGTAGTATTGCAAATAGCATCCCGAACCATTTTTGGCAAAAAGATTTTTAAAATGGCGCCTCTGCACCACCATTTTGAGCTTATTGGCTGGAGCGAGGAGAAAGTCATAATGCGTTTCTGGATAATACATTTGGCATTTGTAATGACAGGAATATGGATAGCTCTGCATTGA
- the rsmI gene encoding 16S rRNA (cytidine(1402)-2'-O)-methyltransferase: MMKSDGILYVVATPIGNMEDITLRALRTLKEADIILCEDTRVTKRILDRYEIKDKKLSVWNEERSGVSADKVTEWLGEGKKIALVTDAGTPGISDPGGKLLISIKESLPEVKIEAIPGPSALTSALSVAGIPLHDFVFLGFLPHKKGRETIFKEIATAKRPYVFYESPHRILKALESLKKFSPEKKITICRELTKIHEEVVSGTANELLEYFENNKEKVRGEFVVIISDL, translated from the coding sequence ATGATGAAAAGTGATGGCATTTTATACGTTGTAGCCACTCCAATAGGTAATATGGAAGATATCACCCTGCGCGCTTTGCGGACGCTTAAAGAGGCCGATATCATTCTCTGTGAAGACACCCGCGTAACGAAGCGGATTTTAGACAGGTACGAAATAAAAGATAAAAAGTTGTCCGTTTGGAACGAAGAGAGAAGTGGCGTATCTGCCGATAAAGTCACTGAATGGCTTGGAGAGGGGAAGAAGATCGCGCTTGTTACAGATGCTGGTACACCGGGAATTTCAGATCCGGGTGGAAAGCTTCTAATATCAATCAAGGAGAGCTTGCCTGAAGTTAAAATTGAGGCAATTCCCGGCCCAAGCGCACTTACATCTGCGCTTTCTGTCGCAGGTATTCCCCTGCACGATTTTGTTTTCCTGGGTTTTTTGCCTCACAAAAAGGGAAGGGAAACTATTTTTAAAGAAATTGCCACCGCAAAAAGGCCGTATGTTTTTTACGAGTCGCCGCATCGCATTTTAAAAGCCCTTGAGTCCCTTAAAAAGTTTTCGCCGGAGAAAAAAATTACCATTTGTCGTGAGCTTACCAAAATCCACGAAGAAGTCGTATCCGGCACGGCTAACGAGCTTTTGGAGTATTTTGAAAATAACAAGGAAAAGGTAAGAGGGGAGTTTGTGGTAATAATATCGGATCTCTAA
- a CDS encoding 4a-hydroxytetrahydrobiopterin dehydratase, whose protein sequence is MMPSTDHTNHAMLRNSRLLMVKYKHMSKELHKETCESCELGRGHLMLNEIKEFSRQVPDWTWEEHERLKRKFEFKDFAEALAFVNKIGEIAEKEGHHPDIKFGWGYVEVTLYTHSIGGLTENDFILAAKIDRL, encoded by the coding sequence ATGATGCCGTCCACCGACCACACCAACCACGCTATGCTTCGTAATTCAAGATTACTTATGGTAAAATACAAACATATGAGTAAAGAACTCCACAAAGAAACATGCGAATCATGCGAGCTGGGCAGGGGGCACTTGATGTTGAATGAAATCAAGGAATTTTCACGGCAAGTTCCGGACTGGACATGGGAAGAACACGAGCGACTTAAGCGTAAATTTGAATTTAAAGATTTTGCCGAAGCGCTTGCTTTCGTAAATAAAATCGGCGAAATAGCCGAAAAAGAGGGCCATCATCCGGATATTAAATTCGGATGGGGATACGTGGAAGTTACTCTTTACACTCACTCCATCGGCGGTCTTACGGAAAACGATTTTATATTGGCGGCGAAAATAGACCGGCTGTAG